The region GCACTACGGCCTTGATGCTAACGGCATCCTCGCCGTGGGACGGCATCACCGCGGACATGGTGGTCCGGGCGATCGAGCGCGAGCACGGTTTCTCTTGCCGCGACATCGACGTCGCTCCGTGCTTCCCGAAAGACTTCATCCTCACCTTGGCGGAGCGCCATCAGCGCGATCTCGTCTTCGAGCGCAGGACGGTGGTTGTTGCCGGCGTGCAGTTCAAGCTCAGGCCTTGGTTCCCCCCTCCTGGCGGAAACAGGGTGTGGCGCTTCTACTGTCGCGTTGCCATCGACCGTCTCCCGCTCAACGCGTGGGACTGGGACTCTGTCCAGGAGGTCATCGGCCGTGACTGCGAGCTCGACCTCATCGAGCGGCAATCCCTGACCAAGACCAACCGCACCGCGCTTTTTGCATGGATTTGGGCTTGGGATCCGGACATGATTCCTCGCGCTTCCGACTTCACCGTTCTTAACAGGCCGGACGTGCATCATTCGAGAAGATCACTGCCGGAGGGAACTCCCAGGGAGCAAGGCAAGGAAGGGCCACATTTTTCGGTGCTCATTCACCTGGATGAGGTGAAGGACTACACGCCACTTCCTGAAGGTGTGTTTGGAGAATGGCCGAGGATCTACAAGCACAATGATTGGCGCTTGGGCATCAAGGACGGCAAAGGCCGGGGCCGGCAGGTGGCCTCGGCTGGCTCTTtcaacgccggccgccgccgcgacgaAGATCATGATGAAGGCGGCAACAGGCGCGGTGGACAGCAAGGTCGGGAGGAAGGTCGCAAGAGATTTTGGAAGGGGATGCGTGACCAGGCGCAATGCAGAGACACAGCAACATACGACCCCCAGCCACGCCGGCACAGGCGCCGGGATGGGGCTGCCGAGTCGGCCGGCGATCCGGTGGGGATGCAGCAACCTGTGGCAGCGGTCGGGACGGGCAGAACTGCACCATGTGCTGCACTCAGGCCTGTTCTACGGGAGCGCGAACGGGTTCTCGTAACCCCATCCTTGGAGGTGCGACGGGAGCTTGTGACCCCGCCCTCAGAGGCGCCACCAGTGCAGTCTGTACATGAGGCTGGGGAGCAAGACGACCAGCCGGCAGAGGATGATGCCACAAGTGACGCCCAAAGTGTTATAGACGCCCCGACCACCATGCGCAGCGCTGACGCGCCGCTAGCTGAGTCCGCCCTGCCGCCCCCTGATCTCGCTGCCAGAGCGCTGGCGACGGTGGACTCTGGGCTCTGGGACCAGTCGCTGCATTCTGGGATCATACTGCAGCAGGCCCGTCCTCTTGGTCCCATGATTGGGCCGGTCCTGTCCATGCAGGACGCTGCCTCCGTCACCGCTGCTGGCATCGCCTCCTACTTTAACCCGACAGCACAGGACATCAACTCCATCACAGCTGCAAGCATGGCCCCGTTCTTCACCCCGACCATGCAGAATACCCATGCCCTGCCTCCTCTGCCTCCCTCCCTAGGACCAGTGAGCTTGGAGGGGTGGGGTGGGCCTGACACCTCCATGACGATGCAAGGGGACTGGCACAGCACGCCCATGCAAGGTGGATGGGAGACGACCACTACGCTGCACAGCAATCCTTGCTGGCTGCCCGCCTGGGGCTCGGCCCAGCTCAATGGCATGCGTTGGAATCCAAGTGGGGCCTCCGGCCCCGAGGTGGTTTTTGGCCCTGGTGCCGCTGAGGCCTTATCACGCCCAATGCACACCCCACCTAGCGAGCTCGCCCCTTCAGTGGAGGAAACCAGAGCTAGGCGGGCCCTTGCAGCGGCCAACCTGACCGGTCCTGGGCTCCTATCTGCGATCACCTCCAAAGTCGCCGAACTGCATATCGATGAACAACGGGCATTCATCAGCAAGATGGCATCGCTGCTATCTGACTCGCTCTTGGGGACTCCGAAGGCAACGTCAAGACCAATCAAGCAACGCATTTTAGGGGTCATGAAGAAGTCCAGGCAGAGCGTCCGTTTGTCCCGCCAGCACTCCAACTTCTCCTCCTCAAGGCGCTCGCAGGCGGCGATCAGCGTCAAGCTTGGACTCATCAGGAAAGCGGAGGAGTTCAGCGACGACACACTGCTCCAGTACCTTCACTTCTTTCGCACGCCGATGCCGCCGGAGAACGTGGCGAAGCTAGCTGAGATAGCAGGGCTCACCTCCCCAGCCCAGTTGCGCCTTCCGGATGACGAGCTCCAGGCCATCCTGGATGAGCTCGCCGCCCGGGCGATGTAGTGCACGTGTTTGTGCGCTCCTTGCATGTTTACTGTTCTCCATGATTAGCTTCCTCCTGAACCTGTGTGTGCTTGGCTCGAAGGCCACTGAACGAAATGTCGCGACTTCCTGTTGCTGGCCGGTTGTGGCTGACTGTATCCCGTCTAGAATTTGCATGTCCTTAGTGTTTCCTTATGAATGAACAACTTTCATTAATCAACTGGAACGTGAGAGGCCTGAATGATAGGGCACGCCGTGCAGCGGTTCGTGCCTTGGTTCAAGATTCTTGCTGCTCCATTGTTTGCATTCAAGAGTCCAAGCTCTCTGCCACATCCACAAGGGACCGAGGTGAGATCGTCGGGTCATGTTTCGACGAGCACGCAGTTCTTGACGCCGATAGAACGAGGGGGGGAATTCTGCTCTGCTGGCGGTCGGATTGCTGCTCTGTAAGCAACATTGCCGTCAAAAACTTCTCAATTACTGCTACCTTCACCCCAACTGGAGGCGGGCAAGCATGGGCATTGACCACGGTCTATGGCCCCCACGATGACGCTCGGAAGCAGTTCTTTCTTGCAGAACTGGCAGCCATTCACAACTCCATGACCCAACCATGGTTGGTGATTGGTGATTTCAACCTAATCAAAGACCCCCAAGACAAAATCAACGACAGAATTAACCGTAGATGGATGAATAAATTCCGCCGCACCCTTAACAGATCAAACCTGCATGAGATCCCGCTTATAGGGCGCCTTTTCACTTGGAGCAACGAGCAAGAATCGCCAACTCTAGTCAGACTAGACCGTGCCTTCTGTAATGTCGATTGGGAGTTACTATTTCCCGGCGCCAAGCTTCTGCCCAGAGCCTCCTCCGTGTCGGACCACTGCCCGCTGCTGCTAGTCAATGACACAATCCTAAAGACAAACAGAAGATTCTGCTATGAGGCCTATTGGCAGCACTTCCAAGGCTTCCAGGAGGTCGTGGCCCAATCTTGGAACCAACCTATCCGTAATAGCTCGGCAATGACCAAACTCAGCTGTAAACTCCATCGCCTAAGCAAGGATTTGAGGGCGTGGAGCAAATCAATAATAGGTGACATCCAAAAACAGCTTCTGATGGTCAATGAGATCACCCTGCAATTGGACACCACCCAGGATTAGGCCCCTAAATGACGAGGAGAGGGAGTTGCGATGCCGTCTCAAATCAAGAAACCTAGGGTTATCGGTGCTACTCAAAATAAAGCTAAGGCAAAGGAGTAGAGTGTTGTGGTTGAAGGCCGGTGACGCCAACACAAAATTCTTCCAAAGGAAAGCTAATGCGCGACATAAACGAAACACCATCCACATGCTACAGGGACCTTCGGGGCCAATCCACGCCTCTGACGAAATGAGCCAACACACGCACAGCTACTTTCAAAGTATCTTTGGCTCGGAGAATCCAAGATCGGCTGCCCTAAACTGGGATGAGCTTGAGCTGGACCAGGTAGACCTTACTGACATGGAGGGTGACTTCTCTTTCGAGGAGATTAAGCGGGCGATTGATGACATCCCTGCCGAAAAAGCACCAGGACCAGATGGTTTCTCAGGCGGTTTCTTCAAATCGTGTTGGGATACAATCAAAGCCGACCTTCACGGGGCGCTGAACCAGCTCTATCACATGGACAGCCGGGGCTTGAATCGCATAAACACTGCCATATTGGTCCTTATACCCAAGAAGCAAGGGGCTGAATCGCTCAAAGACTTCAGACCAATCTCGCTATTGCACAGCCTCATCAAGATCTTCACCAAGATTCTTGCCACCAGACTAGCCCCTAAACTAGCTAACCTAGTTGACCATTGTCAAAGTGCTTTCATAAAAAAACGGAGCATACAGGAGAACTTCCTGTACATACAAAGCACGATCAGAAAGCTACACAAAGCGAAGCAGCCTACAATTCTGCTTAAATTGGATATAGCGAAGGCCTTCGACTCGCTCTCCTGGCCCTACATCTTGGACATGCTCGAGGCGCGAGGCTTTGGCGCACGTTGGCGAGAGTGGATTGCCATGTTGCTCCGGACATCCACGTCACGACTGATTCTAAACGGCCAGCTCACTGACGCCATACAACACCGACAAGGGCTAAGGCAAGGCGACTCGCTCTCCCCATTCCTGTTCATCCTAGCAATGGACCCGCTACAAAGGATGCTGAGCCTTGCAATGGCGCGTGGCCTACTCACCAAGCTGCCTGGTCGATATCCTTTGATGCGCTGCTCCTTCTATGCGGATGATGTCGCCATGTTCATGAACCCCAACGTAAATGACGCCCGAATGATCCACATGCTTCTTCACTGCTTTGGCCAAGTGTCAGGTCTCAAAGTGAATGCAGACAAGAGCATGGCCTTGCCAATTAGATGTGCAGCAGTTAATCTAACACTTGTCCTGGCACCCCTTCGCATCCCATGCAAGTCCTTCCCGGTAACCTACCTGGGAATGCCTCTTTCCCTAAGAAATCTTACAAAGGCAGACTTCGATCCGTTCCTGGCCAAATTTGGAAACAAAACCGCTACATGGAAGGATGGGCTGATGGCCAAGAGTGGACGCCTTGTCCTTCTAAAATCTGGACTTACCGCTTTGGCCATTTACATGATGACGGTGCACAAACTGCCTGCTTGGGTCCTTAAGCGTCTGATACATTTGTGTCGCTCCTGGTTATGGAGTGGGGAGGGCACGTGCAGCAACGGCAAGTGCCAAGTGGGATGGAGTCAAATCTGCCGTCCCAAACATCTTGGCGGTCTAGGGGTTTTGGACCTACGGAAATTTGGTACTGCGCTCCGGCTTAGATGGTTGTGGATGGCCTGGCAGGAGCCGCTGCGACCTTGGGCACGGTCACTGCTGCCGTATGACGAAAAAGATCGCATGCTGTTTGCAATGGCAACCGAGATCAAACTCGGTGACGGGCGGAAGGCTCGTTTCTGGCAAGACCGTTGGTTACACGGACAGTGCCCAAAAATCCTAGCACCGACACTTTTTGCAGCTTCGGCAAGGAAAAACAGAACGGTGCATGACGCGCTCACGGGGCAGACATGGCTCACTGACCTTGCACATGTGCTGACCGAAGATATGCTATAGGAGCTTTATAACTTGGCAGGACAATTGGACGAGGTTGTGCTTCTGGCTGACCAGCCAGATGGGATTGCTTGGAGGTTCACCTCAAACCATGAGTATTCAGCTAGGTCCGCCTATCTGCTTCAATTCGAAGGATCGGTGACACCGGATGGACACAACCTAATCTGGAAAGGATGGGCCCCTGGTAAATGTCGTTTCTTCCTTTGGACGGCCGTGCTAGGCAAAATATTAACCGCGGATGCACTGCTGCGTCGGGGATGGGAGAACAACTATTTTTGCCCTCTCTGCGAAAGGAATCTTGAAACCCCAACACACCTGCTACTGGAGTGTCCCTAGTCCAGATATGCCTGGGAGAAGATTGCACAACTCACACACAGTCCGGCGTTACTACCGGCATCATGGGACAGCTTGGTCTCCATCAAAGCATGGCTGGTAGCTTGCCATGGCAAGGCACGAGAAGACAGAAAGAAGGGGACCTTGTCCATCATTCAACTTATGGCATGGGAGATATGGCGAGAAAGGAACAGACGTATTTTTCAACAAGAATACCTCGACAGGGAGCGCTTCATAGAGAAAGTAAGAGAGGAGATACGGCTTTGGAACATGGCAGGAGCTGGCATTCCTTTTGACCCGGGCTGATTTCTTTCTTCCTGTGAAactctgtttcttttttctttgctTTTGCTTTCGGCTTTTTGGTCGAGCTCACTCGCCGTCTACTCATCTTGTGTACGCTTGTAGCTCGACCGTTCCTCTCTCTAATCAATGAATTTGGTAGGCGATACTACCAACATTCAAAAAAAAACAATCATCGGCGTCATCATCTGAAACTAGATATGGGTCCAATGTTGAACCCAAATCCTTGGTAACATTAGCATGCTTTGCCAAGGGTCCATCGGGCTCAAACATCCTACATCATATGTTATAGAGTAGTTAACAATTAGCTATTTTAAATGCATTTTTCTAAACATGGTGGAACCTTAAGATTAGTTTCTTGTGATTTGTTTGAAGAACTCCAGGTTAGATTTCGTTTAGAAGGAAGATACACTAGTTGTGTTGAAGTACTTGCTATTGTGTAGTATTGGATTTAGAGATAGAAAAAAAATGTATCGGGTTGAATCCTAAGATTATTTGTTCCTAATTAGTTTGACTAAATTCTTTGGGATAAGTTTGGTTGAGAAGCATTTGCATTGGTAATGTAGTTGGGGATGTGTAGTAATTGATTTAGAGATCAAATATTTAGCATTGTGTGCGGAGGTGTCTTTTTTTGTTAGATATGCTTGTGACTTTATATATATAAGTATTCAAATGCTTGTGACTTTAGATAGAATTCCaaatgtgtatgtatgtatgtgaaaaagttttaagcATTGTGTAAAATGCAAGCGGATTTAGAGAGTATTTTATAACGTTGTCAAAGTTTTAAGAACTGATTGATTTTTTTTGGAGGAATAAAGGGAGAATACCTCAAACAACTTTGAAATGATCCGATCCACGAGTTTTGATGGGCAGAATCTTCGGTTTGGAAGGGATTTGatgaaggagagagagggagggaggaacgCATGTTCGTCTCTGGCGACTGGGGAAGACGACACCGAGCGGGGCTGCGGTTTGGCTGGGTCCCACCCACAGCCCCGCGTGAACTACTTAATCCAGGGCAGCAACGGCATGACGCTTGGCGTTTCAAGCGTGCCACGTAGGTGAGAAACGCCGGCGTGGCTTGACCGTGGGCCAGGGAAGAAACACGCGAGGGTTTGGCGTTTTCATATGGATAAGAAACGCCACAGGCTCTGACGTTGCAAAAAAGTGTCATCTCGTGAAATAATTTCGTGGGGAGGTCATTTTGTGCTCAAGTTTTGTGACAAGGTCCCTGCTCCGCAGACCAAGACAAGGTGTGGCAGCAAAAATCTCCATGCATTCTCCCTCGGAAGCCCCTGGGATACTCGCAAATTACGGTTTCCTCTCCCATTATTTCCCTTCACctgctctctccctccctccctcggctGCACCTGCAAAAAGACAGGCTTTTCCTCCCCTTCTTTTCCGCTGCTCTGCGCTCTGCTCTGCTCCGCTCTTCATCACACGACGCACCCACCACCATCACGCCTCCGACTCCTCCGGCACTGCTCCCTCGCTCGCCCCTATCCATCCACCGCACCTCCCCCCCTCCCCACGCCTCCTCTCCCATCCCCTCGCGCGCGCACGGCAGGCTCCGTCTCCGTCCGTCGCCGTCCGTCCCCGGAGGCAGAGCAAGAAAGGTAGCACTACTGCTCCTCCCTCTTTCCTCCCTCCGATGGCCGGTTCTTCCCCGGCAGATCATCCCGCGCGCATCGTTACTGGGTGTTCTTTCCGCGGCCgatcctcgtctgctcctgcggcaGGAATGGGGTTTTTGGCCCCCTCGTTTCGGCCGATTCTTCTTGTTTCGGGTGGGGGTTTCGGGCCACCAAAACAAAAGGGGGAGATTCTGGGCTGCTGCGGCGATCTCCGCTGCCCCAGGGCGGCCCGATTCGGAGATTCCGCTGGGGCTTTTAGCGCGGACCAAAATCACCATCATCTGAATGAAAGAAATAAAGTGCAGATGCAGTAAGTAGGATGGTTGCCACGGAAGTGCTGGGATGGATTGTTCCGACCGGCCATGGATTGTTGTTCTTGCTGTTGCCAAAAAAATGCAGATTTGGTGCCTTGTGTTGGATAATTGGCAGCAAGCAGGATGCAGCCCTTGATCTGCACTGCTAGCAGGGACAGGTAGGTTGTCACTCACGGTGAGCGCTGCAGATATCTGGCACCCCTCTAAAACCACTTATAAAACCCCAATGGGAGGGAGGGGACTAGCTGCAGTGCCAAATCGAATAACGCTGTTCGATTTATGTGTGCGTCTTTTAGTTTTCTGGATGGATACCAAAGTTTTATGGCGCAAAACACATTGTGTGCCTCGATTCGACTTAAGAATGTAGGAAACATGCATGTTATGTGGCTTACACTAGATCTCAAGGTCTCTACTGGCATTTGATTTGGATGTTCCGTTTAGTTTTGTGACTGCCAAATTGTGCAATTTGATATCGGCCAAGGATGACTTGCAGACTTGGATTACTCTGATTGACGGCTAATTCATGTATATGTCTGCTCCTTTACTCTCCTTTCATTTTTTACAAGGCGCTGGTGCTATATGTGTGCTGGTCATTTGATATTTGTGCTATATGTTTGCTGATCATTCGATACTTGTGTTAATAATGAACTGATATCCTGTATCACTTTTGCTAAACAATAATCTTCTCCTATGTGAACCAGTTGGTGGTGCAAGAATGGGGCGCAAAAGTGACCTGGCTGACCAGCTGCAGGAGGATGGCATGAGTGCTGTTGCTGCTGAATATGAAGAAGGcagtgaagaggaagaagaaccaTTTGAACGTGAATtctacgatgatgatgatgatgatgacgacagcaaTGGGGGTGAGCCAGAAACACAAGCTGTGGATCCTTGCGAAGATCCTTTGGCAGAAGAAGAGGAGGCTAATGAAGAGAAGCCTTGCGATTGGGCCACCCCACTTGAAGATGAGGATACCAGTTATGATGAACCTTTTGTTGATGAACTCTGTTATGAAGAAGAAGACAGTGGCGAGCAGGACTCGTATTATGCGGAGCCTTTCACAGATCAGCTCTGTGAAGTGGAGCCATGTGATGTTGAGGTGGCTCGCGAGGAGGAATTTGGGAGGAAGTACAGTCCTGTTCAGGCTATCAAGAAGGAACAAAATGAGGAAGAGGTCTTAAAACGGACACTGAGAAAGGGCAGCAGCCATGAGCACAAGGCGGTACCAGTGACCGATGAAATTGAATTGAAGCCGTTCAAGAAACGATTGTCTGTCAGGTTTGCTACTGATGTATCTTGTTACACATACAGTACTGAAAGTTTTGGTGCTGCCAGGTTGGAGAAAAGGAAAGCTCAGTTTGATGACCACGACAGCCACTTGTGTAAGAGGCAAGAACACACAGTGTCTTTGCCTCAGGACGGTGTCACGCTGAAAGAAGTGGATGACACTAACCTGTATGTGGGTAACCTGCCAACTTCTGTGACTTctcacaagctcatcgagctaTTTCTACCTTTTGGACGAATCGTTCGATCAAAAGTGGCGGATGATCGTTTCACTGGTGTAAGCCAGGGATATGGCTTTGTGAAGTATGCTGAACCTCGTAGTGCCACAGCAGCTATTGAACGCATGAATGGGCGCCTGGTTGATGGGAAAACATTAGAGGTTAGAGTAGCTGGACCTCCAACATCAGTATTCTATCCATCCATGCAAGCTGTGTCAGAAACTTGCAGTCTGCCATCAAAGGAAGTTGACCCGTGTAGGCTGTATGTAAGCAACCTCCCCTTATCCATGGACACTCTGAAGCTACTCGAGCATTTTCTTCGTTTCGGGAAAGTAACTGATATAAAGGTACCCAGAGATCAAGCCACAGGTTTAAGCAAAGGATATGGCTTTGTGAAGTACTCTGATTCCCATCATGCAGCTCAGGCCATCACCCATTTGAATGGGTTTCTGGTTGAGGGTAAAAAGATAGAGGTTCGAGTGGCTGAGGTCTCTTCAACCAGAACCATCAAGGAAATCGACATGGCGAATCTATATGTCTGCAACATTCCTGCATCCATTGACACAGATAAGCTGGTTGCGCTTTTCTCGCCATTTGGTAAGATTACCCATGCGAGAGTGGCTGCGGACCAAGGCTATGGCTTCGTCAAATTTGCCGATTCTCAATGTGCTGCCGAGGCTATTGCACTAATGAATGGATCACTGGTTGAAGGGGAAACTCTAATTGTCAGAGTCGCGGGCCTTTCACCACTTGCATCCAGCTCAGTTGTACAAGGCTCACCAACTCCCTCGCTGGAAATGAAGAAATCTAGACTGTACGTCGCTAACCTTCCGCGGTCGATGAACGCTGATAAGCTGGTTGAGCTTTTCGTGCCCTTTGGTAAGATCAGCAAGGTTGTGATCAATCTGGAGTATAGCCTAGTGTACTATGCAGATGCAGCATCAGTGACCACGGCTGTTGAACACATGGATGGGTACCTGATTGGTGGAAAGAGTCTAGTAGTCAAGCGATCAGATTCTTGTCCAACTGCTGCAGCAGGGCATGCTCCTTTATCATCACAGTCAGCTGGCGGCAAGCCCACAAGAGAAATTGACATGGCCAACTTGTATGTTGGCGGCTTCCCACCAACGGTAACTGGCGATCAGTTGGTCGAGCTTTTCCGGACATTTGGAAAAATTGTGCAATCTAGGATGTTTCTTGGGTACGGCATGGTCAGGTACAGCGATCCTTCATCTGCTGCTGCTGCAATTGATCAAATGGATGGTTACCGAATCGGAGCAAGTACCCTGGCTGTGAGAGTAGCAGGCCTTCCTAATATAATGCCTCGGGTGGAATGTCTAGCAGCACCACAGGCGCCTCCTGGCAATGAGCAGAAAGAGGCAGACTTGACCAACCTATATGTAGGCCATCTCCCGCTCTATATCACCACCGAAAGGCTGACCGAGATCTTTCTGCCATGCGGCCAAATCACTCAAGCAAAGGTAGTCGTTGACCGGCACACCGGAGTGAGCAAGGGATTCGGATTCGTCAAATTCGccgatacttatgctgctgctgcGGCTCTGAGTTACATGAACGGTTACCCGCTGGAGGGGCACATCTTGGCCGTCAGAATAGCCAATGTTCATCCGAGTGACATGGCCAGCTACATGGCGCGTCTCTACTCCCAGTTCAAAGTCCCTGACCCCTCTACCATGGCGGTTGGAGTGCCAACATCGTCGTATTGGCCGCCGTGCTATTCTGCTGAATCAGCTTACGCAGAGAATTATCGGGGGCAGGGAACTGATGCTGCTGCTTCTCAAACGTCTCAGCTGCCTGAATCTGTGTCAGCCAGTTCATCATTTGCTGCTGAAAGGGATTGGTCTCCTGTGTCAAGCCATGTCGCCGACAGCTCTCAGCGGCAGCCTTCAGCAGGCTGGGCCGGCCCGCCTGGCTTTGAGCCCCTCCATGCGCATGCGGCGGTCTCTCCTCCTCCGCCAGTGGTACCTTGGGCTGGCCCACCCGGCTTCGAGCCCCATTCCATCCCCAAGAAGAAAGATGGCACCACCGCGACTAAACCTTCGCAGCCTTGCTCCAAGGTCCATCTGGCACAGTCAGGAGGCAGCCAGAAAAGGCGTTCCATCGTCTAGCACCATCTGCTTCCTTCAGGTCACACTTGTGGTCCATGGAGCCCTCAATCGCCCCCAGATGATGTTCTTTTGTGCTCAGTGGATCTCTTGCATTGCTTCTGGCAGAAAGGAGCCATGTGTTAATTAGCATCATTTGGTTTAACTAGTACTTTAGTAGTAGACTTTGGTAGTTAGGGCGAGCTCGAGCTGCTGGTAAAATGAAGAAAATTAATTGTCAGTGTAATCGTATTGTTAATTAACCTGCATGCATATATAGCAGCCTTGCATGGTTATTTGTGATGCCAACTGATGGCCACCATTTCACCAGTTAAGTAAGACGGTTAAGGTTCCATTCCCATGCTATCAATGCTTTGCTGGTGTGATGTATTCTGTTTGTTCAGTCAAGTATAAGTTCAGTTCTCTTCTGTTTTGGTTTCAGTTAAATTTACTCATGATCATGCGCCTGCTGAATTTTGCCAGTTTTGTGTTTGAGTGAAGATATTTGAACAGAAATAAAGGCCATTATTATTCATTTTGAAAAGTAATTTGCGCTTCTAATTTTTCAACCGAGTTTCAAATAGTTTTTCCTCcaggtgtttatgtttgcattgcccAATCAGCATTGCAATTCTAGCTCTCCTAAGTTTCACTGGCATGCAACCTACATTTTTCTCCCTGTAGTTCATCTCTCTTGAAAAATATCTTGTGAATTTTGCTTTAGGTGGTTGAAGTAGAGCTCTGTTTCCTTTCAGTGAGCTATTCAGTCGCTGTTTTCTTCCCTTATAACCTATAATGATGTATAAATTGTAAATtcaggttgtagatgctcttagccaCTGGATAGCTAAATTCGCAATGAGGTCTTGCATGTGTTAAGGTACAAAAATTACCCACACATCAGTAATGCATTTTCCAAAAGCACAAGGGAACTCTTTAATGTACAAAGTGAAAGCCCATAATATTTTTTACAGAGGCCAACTGCTCATTTTTGCCCCCATCACATCAAAGTTGAAAGATAGCTAGTCAAACGCTAGATAATTTATTTTGTGGAAGACTGGGAGTTGATAGCTAATATAACTGGGGAACCGCAAATTCGCTAATAATTCGGAAGCTCATGTTCACATTCCAAAAGCTTTTCTCAGCCGTTGTCCGGACAAGGCAACGCTCCAGGTCTGGGCATCGTTGCTGCAAAGGCATGGACTGAAGTTCACTGAACTTCACAAGAGTGATGCACACAGGCACAACATGAGAAGAACAATAAAATATTTGGCTAAAAAACCTATAAAATGTTTCAGCGAACGGTACATATACTGCGCCGATTTTGCGAACGAGGTCTTGCTTAGCACGGATCAGGGCCGACGCTCGATGCTGATCTTCGCATTGCCGGCAATGAGCAGCAACGCCTGCACCAACTCATCGACCCTCAGATGTTCTTTCCGGCAGTAGATTTTGATCCTCTCGATGCAAGGGTAGCTGCCTGAGGCCGACGTCGGCGCTCTCCTTGTTGGCGGCAAGGCTTTGCATGTGCTGCATTCCTCCTGCAGAATATCAACACGAAGGTGGTAGTGTTAGTAAGAGTTCTAGCAGACCAATTGGTACTTGGACATATACTTTTGAGTAAGTACCATTTCGAGCTTCAAAGTTAGGTCCTTCAGCTTGTCTGAGAGCTGGAGAATGCGGTGCAATGGGTAGAAGTCAGCAGTCATGACCCAATCACCCAGCACCAAGCTTGTCAGGTTGCTAAATGCTGGGCATGTTAGCATACCTCCCTCAAATGCgcgcttcaaattcatccatcagaCACGAAAGGAACATGTTACAGTGTTGCAAAGAAAATATAATACTAACATATACAAGGGGAAACTGTCAGTATAAAAAAAGAAGGCCGTCCCTTAACTTTGAACCCAGAAGCAGACTAACTAGACAAGCAAATACATTTTCTCTCGAAATAGGCTTTCACCACGTCCGTACAACAA is a window of Triticum dicoccoides isolate Atlit2015 ecotype Zavitan chromosome 2B, WEW_v2.0, whole genome shotgun sequence DNA encoding:
- the LOC119366456 gene encoding putative F-box/LRR-repeat protein At3g18150 isoform X2 → MSASTSIPCGSKSAGGNGNGVDRLSSLSDDLLHHVMSFLPMPEVVHTSLLSPRWRFLWCSTPFIRIDSEDFMDQCKLEKFGDRLLLLRDVMDHHLLDGLPHATTLELHAPLHERAFEGGMLTCPAFSNLTSLVLGDWVMTADFYPLHRILQLSDKLKDLTLKLEMEECSTCKALPPTRRAPTSASGSYPCIERIKIYCRKEHLRVDELVQALLLIAGNAKISIERRP
- the LOC119366455 gene encoding uncharacterized protein LOC119366455 — protein: MGRKSDLADQLQEDGMSAVAAEYEEGSEEEEEPFEREFYDDDDDDDDSNGGEPETQAVDPCEDPLAEEEEANEEKPCDWATPLEDEDTSYDEPFVDELCYEEEDSGEQDSYYAEPFTDQLCEVEPCDVEVAREEEFGRKYSPVQAIKKEQNEEEVLKRTLRKGSSHEHKAVPVTDEIELKPFKKRLSVRFATDVSCYTYSTESFGAARLEKRKAQFDDHDSHLCKRQEHTVSLPQDGVTLKEVDDTNLYVGNLPTSVTSHKLIELFLPFGRIVRSKVADDRFTGVSQGYGFVKYAEPRSATAAIERMNGRLVDGKTLEVRVAGPPTSVFYPSMQAVSETCSLPSKEVDPCRLYVSNLPLSMDTLKLLEHFLRFGKVTDIKVPRDQATGLSKGYGFVKYSDSHHAAQAITHLNGFLVEGKKIEVRVAEVSSTRTIKEIDMANLYVCNIPASIDTDKLVALFSPFGKITHARVAADQGYGFVKFADSQCAAEAIALMNGSLVEGETLIVRVAGLSPLASSSVVQGSPTPSLEMKKSRLYVANLPRSMNADKLVELFVPFGKISKVVINLEYSLVYYADAASVTTAVEHMDGYLIGGKSLVVKRSDSCPTAAAGHAPLSSQSAGGKPTREIDMANLYVGGFPPTVTGDQLVELFRTFGKIVQSRMFLGYGMVRYSDPSSAAAAIDQMDGYRIGASTLAVRVAGLPNIMPRVECLAAPQAPPGNEQKEADLTNLYVGHLPLYITTERLTEIFLPCGQITQAKVVVDRHTGVSKGFGFVKFADTYAAAAALSYMNGYPLEGHILAVRIANVHPSDMASYMARLYSQFKVPDPSTMAVGVPTSSYWPPCYSAESAYAENYRGQGTDAAASQTSQLPESVSASSSFAAERDWSPVSSHVADSSQRQPSAGWAGPPGFEPLHAHAAVSPPPPVVPWAGPPGFEPHSIPKKKDGTTATKPSQPCSKVHLAQSGGSQKRRSIV